In one Ictalurus furcatus strain D&B chromosome 28, Billie_1.0, whole genome shotgun sequence genomic region, the following are encoded:
- the usp2b gene encoding ubiquitin carboxyl-terminal hydrolase 2 isoform X2 — MPSLRQSYTVTVPEEPPASVFPFSKAEARRKSASVSRSMLVSTFVGLLINQAKNSKNAQGLVGLRNLGNTCFMNSILQCLSNTHDLRDYCLRNTHRTDLNNNCRAKAALMEEFAKLTQTLWTSASNDAISPSDFKTQIQKYAPRFMGYNQQDAQEFLRFLLDGLHNEVNRGSLRPRAPTEDAYDHLSDDEKAKRMWNKYLEREDSKVVDLFVGQLKSTLTCSECGFCSTVFDPFWDLSLPIAKSSGEVMLIDCLRLFTKEDVLDGNEKPTCQRCKARRKCTKKFTIQKFPKVLVLHLKRFSEARLKTAKLSTFVNFPIKELDLCEFASDNSTHSVYNLYAVSNHTGTTLGGHYTAYCRNPSTGEWYSYNDSRVSPMSSSQVRSSDAYVLFYELANSSRL; from the exons ATGCCCAGCCTGCGTCAGTCATACACGGTGACAGTGCCTGAGGAGCCGCCGGCCTCCGTTTTCCCCTTCAGCAAAGCGGAGGCGCGCAGGAAAAGCGCGTCCGTGTCGCGCTCCATGCTGGTCTCCACTTTCGTCGGACTCCTCATTAACCAGGCGAAG AACTCCAAGAACGCTCAAGGACTTGTGGGTCTAAGGAACCTGGGGAACACT TGCTTCATGAACTCCATTCTGCAGTGTCTGAGTAACACGCACGACCTGCGTGACTACTGTCTGCGCAACACACACCGTACCGACCTCAACAACAACTGCAGGGCCAAAGCGGCTCTAATGGAGG AGTTTGCCAAGCTGACTCAGACACTGTGGACATCAGCGAGCAACGACGCCATCAGCCCCTCTGACTTTAAGACTCAGATTCAGAAGTACGCTCCGCGCTTCATGGGCTACAA TCAGCAGGATGCTCAGGAGTTCCTGCGCTTCCTCCTGGACGGGCTCCATAACGAAGTGAACCGAGGGTCACTGAGGCCCAGAGCGCCCACAGAGGATGCTTACGACCACCTCTC GGATGACGAGAAAGCCAAGAGAATGTGGAACAAGTACCTGGAGAGAGAAGACAGCAAAGTAGTTG ATCTGTTTGTTGGCCAGCTGAAGAGTACACTGACCTGCAGCGAGTGTGGCTTCTGCTCCACTGTATTCGATCCGTTCTGGGATCTGTCTCTACCTATTGCCAag AGCTCTGGAGAGGTGATGCTGATCGACTGCCTCCGGCTTTTCACCAAGGAAGATGTACTGGATGGGAATGAGAAACCA acatgcCAAAGGTGTAAAGCCAGGCGGAAATGCACGAAGAAATTCACCATTCAGAAATTTCCCAAAGTCCTGGTGCTTC ATCTAAAGCGATTCTCTGAGGCTCGCCTGAAAACCGCCAAACTCTCTACGTTCGTCAACTTTCCCATCAAAGAGCTGGACCTGTGCGAGTTCGCTTCAGACAACAGCA CGCACTCCGTGTATAACCTGTATGCAGTGTCTAATCACACAGGCACCACACTGGGTGGCCATTACACAGCATACTGCCGCAACCCTTCCACAGGAGAGTGGTACTCGTACAACGACTCCAG ggtGAGCCCTATGTCCTCCAGCCAAGTGCGCAGcagtgatgcctacgtgctgTTCTACGAGCTTGCTAACTCCTCGCGCTTGTGA